One Magnolia sinica isolate HGM2019 chromosome 2, MsV1, whole genome shotgun sequence genomic window, gaCCTCATTTTAAGACGTATTACCAAAaacgaggaggatccaaaactcaagtgggccataggagatgaaataGTGTGGAAaggaatttctaccgttgaaaccttcctaggctccaccttgctgtttatatgccatcgaaaccgtttatatggtcattttcactcagataAAGTGTAAACACCAAAAAATTAGATCGTTacagaacttttatggccatataaatgtttcaacggtggtcactaaaagtccactgtttcctctcgtgtggcccactcgagttttggatcctcctcgtttttggtctcacttcataaaatgagcttcaaaCACGGATAgaggggttggatttctcacaaacatctaagtgggccccaaacagaatccttgcacaggaacttcctgcgaaaggctttcgcaggaaatccgcgtccggtgaaGTTGGCCTCTATCGTTAAGTAAGGGTGCACCGTAAGGGACCAAAAATGCACTATAAGAAAACTGTacgcggtcaaaaccgccggcaaagacCAATAAAACCGTCGGCAAATTATTTGCCTACGGTTAGCTAatagccggtaaagcctcagttgGTAAAGGTTTTACCGATGGCCAAaacctttactgacagttgtgctggacgccACTAAATCGTCAGTTTTTGCTACACGACCAGAAAAGtggtcaaaagctacggataaaatttGTAGTTGAATTGAGTACCCATAGTCCGACCCTAGCCATAGAGCAAAtctttctcattaaaaaaaaaaagtgaaattgaAGACAAATTTCTGGCAGAAATGTACAAGAAACACAGATTGCAAAACAAATTTAATGGATTTACTTACCGAAGGGTAAAGCCATTAAATGGATTTTTTCCTGCTTTTGAATCTGCTAATAGCTTGAATTAAGCCAAGTTACCTATAGAAAAGAGCTACTTGACATCAATAAACAGATATGTGAAGAGTATTAACAATATTGCTGACAGGTACAATGTAGGTTTCCAGAAACCTATCAAAATCAGTTTGGTCTTCTACCAAAAATTTGTGGTTAGCAAGACTTCCAaagataaatttcaaaataatcataataataagaaaaataaatgtttGAGTGAGGAAAATGGAAGCTTAAAAGTTGAAACCGATGTTAAACTTTTGCTGCTTGGACTTGGAAATCAAACAGAGACCATTTAATATTTCCAGGATACATCAGCTAAGTTGTAAAAATATACTGAGAATGCATGGAATACAAGGTTCTTATACTCATGagaaccaaaataataataacaaaaaaaaaaaaagtgccatgaaaatgaacctgatcaaagaaacttttcttttcttcatcatcaacaccTTGTTCAGGCCAATGTACAAAAAGATGACTTTGTCCCTCCGCCAACAACATTTTTGCAAGCTCAATCTGGCAATCAACAATCAAGATAATGAAGGCAATGAGAATGTTATCGAAGTAGAACTTTTGAGAATGGTAACTGAATCTTGATGATGCTTTATCAGAAGGATATCCAATTGGATATGGGAAAATTGAACAACTTCTAAATTACTGGTGCAATCAAATGAGTTGAGAAATGTTTACCCTGTATCCACAGAGTGCTTGCCAGGAATATCATCCAGTGAAAAGAAGCacctaaaaccaaaaaataaactgTAATTAGCATGCGTCGGTGTTGGGCTCAGATGAGATAATGCCAATAGAAATCAgcaatgagagatgccatatgtgAAATAAATGCTAGCACATGCCTTTTAAGATCAGTAAGTGTTATGAAAATCAATACAACTTGTTGCTTGCTTCCAAATTCTAATTCCCTGGTTCAAGTTAAGCCCCCAACCCTTTCTACCATAAcacattgaaataaaaatttcatactTCGTTGTGGCTGCACTAGTCTTTGGATagactcacttttgttatcttttggattttttttctaagtttctaAGAGCAAAAAATGTAAAATTCTCAAGTGAGAGTGGCAACTTAGTTTCAAGATGGATTTGCTAATATTCAGATGATCCAATCATATGCCAAGTCAagaagatttcaaaaaaataacatTGAAAAAGCATGTAAGAATGTCTTTGCTACGTTGCACATATGCTACAAGTATACATGTAGAGTACCTTGCAGAGTGGGCCATCAAAACTCTCATTCATCCCTTCCTAAAGCCTACAAAAcaagacaaataaataaataaataaaaataatccaaccatctaactcccattcatcccttcctaaagcccacaaaacagtggtgatttgatCCTTAGAGGCAGTTAGCACCCAGTCACCATTTTGATTCCACTTGACATAGAGCACGGTATTTTTGTGACCATGGCTACAAAAGATATGCAAGAACAACCTTTAAGTATCCAATTatcaactggaaaaaaaaaaaaaaaaaggcatggcAACCGTGAAGAAACATTCTTGGTCGGAGTCTCAAAATTGAGAGAATTATTGAATTACTCATTGAAGATACCTTGCAGCTTCCTCTTTGAAAATTGTCATAGGCTGTTTGTCAAGCAAAGCAAATAGCTCCCCACCTAGGCAAAAATCTGTTATCAAACAGACATGTGCAGAAGTCTGTGGAGTAAAAGAAAACTGTCAGTATATAGGATAGCATGAAATATGTCTAATATAGGATAGCATGAAACacaagcatcatcatcatcatcatcatcaacaacaacaacaagctAACTTGAACATCATTACCAAATAAATCATTTGGCCAGTTAAGAAGGACAAGGCACACCTGACCAAATGACAAGAAGAAATGAACACATACATGGCCTAGTCATCTAGCCTTTACACATTGCAGGCCTGCGAGAACTTTTCTCCCATGACAGAAGCTTACACCACAAACCATGTATATAGCCCAAGGAGACCGGGAGAATGGAACAACCTGGAACTGCTGGTTGGCAGTAAGTTCAAACACCATCATCATTTTGCTGTTGAGGAATGCTTTCAAAGAAAATGGTGGAGGTCCATCCTGCCAATTCACAAGAAGAAAGTTTTGACGGAGAAAGTAGGTAGGCACTTGCAAAGTTGCATATTCCATGATTCTGAGAATCAACTAACTAATGGCTACAACATTTTGTCAAACAGAACTTAATTTAGCAATAACATCAGAAAGAATAAAACACAGATAAATTCACTGTGATTAACATAAGGATCACTTACCATTTAGCCAAATAAATTTGAGACATTTTTTCTCAGATTGgtcaaaatttattattattttttttagaagaaaaaatgGACAAAGGAACTTCATTCACCATAGCTTACTAAAACAGGGGGGATACAAGAATCATATCCTCATGTTGTACCTGAAACAGGAAGGACATGAATAAGAGAATCCCAACTCACCAACATACTAAAATAGGGGGAAAAAACAGAATATCATCTCCCCTGCTCGATTtccagaaggaaaagaagaaaatgacaTCTTCAATCAGGTATACCTCACAAGTATCGCACTAGTTGATGTCTTTGAAATTCCTCAAGCCGAGACATATAACTGCATGCATCTTTGAAATTCCTCATGCTAAGCCATTTCACTGCCCGGATGGCGGCAGCTTCGATCCTGTTGAAAATTCATCATTCAACCTTTGCCACTCCTCCCCCAGGTATGCTGCTTTCTGCAACAGTCTCCCTCACAAACCTTACTAGTTTGTCTTGAGAAGACTGCAAGACATAAATTGCGAGAATAAATGACAACAAGAGTCCTGATCCAAATAGGACGTAAGAGCCACCGGCAACATCTATCTCCGACTGCTCCTCCCATGTATATCTAACAAGCACGTGTTTCGGCCAATGTTCCGGATTCCAGAAGTTCTTATGTATATGTCTTGATGAATCTCAACATAGTGGTGAGGCATGTCTATAACTCTAGCCGTGACGCCATGTAAATCACTTCCCAAGTACCTCAAGTGGACATCAATCATTGGAACTTCAAAGCTCTTGCGATTTATCACGAGAAGCCATGGTATAAGAAATTTCTCCCTTCCAACTTGAAATGATATTTTATAAGGATCTGCACCAGTGTAACCAGTAGGCTTCGGTATGGGAATCAAAACCTCACGATTTACGGCAAAGATCGGGCAGTGGTGACTGATGACATCATACCAGACAGTTCTCGAAGAGTGGTATTGGCCCATCTTGCTCATGGGGACGATGTCTCCTGGCCTGTAAGAGAGAGATCCATGGAAAGGAAAGATCCCATTCTACTGGTATACTAAAATTCTCACAAATTGCTTCTGTAGAAGCATTCATTGAAGGTCTATTAGAATCTTTCTTCGAGTCATTGAGGATTGTTCTTGTTGAAATCATCTCATATATGACACTGAACATCAACAAGGTTCAATATCTGCACGTTGGAAAGAAGGCACAAAACCAGTTAGAGATTAATCAATATCTACAAAGGTAACATGTGCAGTAGCAAAGTATCCATCAACGATGAGAACCTGTAAAGAGATGAGATGGATTGGCATCCTAATTAGTTTCACAAGCTTTTAATTAGATCTGTTGATAAACTAATTTGGGAAATGTTCTAGCAAATGTGAACTTCTAAAGAAGAAATATTAGCTATGCATAGCATGTTCCATTAGGCGTGTATATGGGAAAAGCATTAGGATGTTTTTGGGGATTTTGGGTTAAGTCTGATGGTATATAAAtgtaatataaatttttataaatgtaACAGGTTCCTCATCTAAAAAATCCATAACAAATATACCATTAGGATTAAATCCTAACATGATTTTtctcaaatgatggacggagtggatgttgcactagcatcacaatggatctcattaGGCAATGTACCTGATGGATAGTATGGATCTCATTCACATTAGTTGGCATGCTTGCATTTTTCCACATGAGAGCTGTGCTAGAGCAGTCCTAATAAAATGCAATTGTCATCCAAACTCTTCAATTGTTGGCCATCTACTATATAGCTATAATCTGCATCTGAGAGAGAACCTAATTGGAACCTTGTCCACTTGATGGATCATCTCATCTTTAGCACCTCATTCAATTCTCTTGCCGTCAATCTAGATGTTTGGATGCGTGACGCCTTGCTCCAAATCATACATTCTGTCCAACACCATAAACACATTAACTATAATTAAACAAACCACAACTTCATCAAAACCAGAATGAACAAGAAAAACACTCGAAAAACCAGCAATACCTGAAAAACCATATATGGGAGAGTTCCAGTAAATGTAGACATTCAAAATGCAAGACCCAATTTCCAAAAAGCCAGATATTTGAGTATCTAAGTGCATatagaagttcaaaatgagaCCCAATTGAGAAGACAAGCAATACCAAATATTCAAAGAACAGATGAGAGAGTCCAAGTGCATGTACAAGTTGGAAGGTGCAGCTTTACATGAAAGGTTGCAGGCCGCGCTCTCTGTCAGCTGCACACCATAAAATAGTGAAAGTTTGATCCTCTGTCTTGCATCCGTATTACATACTACATACTACAAAGGTTGAAATGTAAGCTTCTGAAAGTAGTTGTATTTTCATTGGAGTTGGGAACATCACTTATTACTCTCATTCCAAAGAAAAAAGGAGTGGGTCCTTGAGGGATTTCAGGCCAATCCGATTGATTGAAAGTCCCTACAAAATCCATGCTAAAATACTACCATCCACTTACAAAAGGTGCTAGGAAATGTATCTCCAAGGTACAGGGAGCTTTTGTATATAGCAGACAGACTATAGATGGAACTTTGATTGTCCACAAGTGCATCAATTCCCAGTATAGCAGAAGATCCGCAACCAATTTCTGGCTCAATTAGTAATTAGGCATAAATGTGCAATTTGATTGCCCacaagttttttcttttttcttttttcccttccttTTTTCGTGTTCAATTCTTGAGGGGATTCGTGTAAGCGAATGTGCAATTTGAGTATATATTCATTTTGGATCACAAAATGCAAATGGACAGGCAAGGGTTGTTTTTCATTCGTCGTTTGGATCAACCTATATGTATTTTTTTGGGGCATCATAATTATAGGTATATATCTATTTGGATGGCTAGTACATATAcgaatccacaaaaaaaaaaaaaaaagctaatggtTTCAGCATTTTCCCAATCTAGCTACTCTCAAGAGAAACAAAGCATTTCATAGTTCTAAAGAAATTTccactaattagggatttttcagtttttttaaaatctataatccacaattagggaatcAACACTACAAAATCCCTAATTCGGGATTAGAAACCCAAAAATTCCCAAAACACAAATCATTACACAATGTTATTTTAAGGattaaaaaatgacaaaaaaatgcccaaattgatatgaatagataagggagagagagagagagagagagagagagagagagagagagagagagagagagagagagagagagagagacctgatattgcataatgATCCTTAATCTGCtggacaaaagaaaagaagaaataaaagagggagagagagggagagggagagggacagGTAGATcaagcggagagggagaggggagGGTTCGAGagtgaagagggagagagagagatcgagcggagagggagaggtagatcgagcagagagggagaggtgcagagagggagatcgagcggagagggagaggcggagagggagagagagagagagagagagagagagagagagagagagtcgacggTGGTGAGAGAGGGAGACGAGCGGGAGAGAGGGTTAGAGAGGGAAAGCGaacggcagagagagggagagagagaaatagtcGAGCTaggtataggttttttttttcttttatatatacggACCCTGCCGGCAAAGGGTTGGCTCATCGGTCGGCTATAGCCATATTTCTTGTAGAGATGATATGTCCGGTTTCAAATGATATTTTAAACCTTGCTTGATAGGAAAGAAGAAAGACTTCTGTAAGTCGTGAGACAGAGGGGAGGGAAAGtggattttaaaatttaattgttTTTGGTTAACCAATCTAAAAACTATTTAAGTTTGGCTACTTGCCTTATATATAGTATAGATGCCTGTTATTGCATAGATTGAAATATAAAATGTTTAGATCCTGTATATAAATTTTAATTAGTATTTGGTGCAAATCAAGTATATAGGACCAACATTTTGTGTGATTTGGAATGAAAATCTGGATATCGCAAGTGACTAAGGTAGTCATTGGGCTGGGTTAggtcaagaaaaataaaaatttcaatagGGCCAGACTCAACTTGTTCAAAACCTGGGTGGAGCCATTCCCAATTCTGGCTTGTTTGTGCCATACAAATGAGCTGTATCGAAGTAACATGGGCCAAGATGAAAAATGCACAAGGGCTAAGTTATGGTTGGGGGCTGGGGGATTCATCATACAGTTTTTTATATTTCTTAAAAAATTTCTGTTGATGTTTCTTGGAgaataattaaattttatttagttGATACATCGTgttttctacaaaaaaaaataaaataaaactatgaTATAATCTACCAGGTTTCCCATTCCTCCAAAAATGGAATATGTGCAaaccaaaacttttttttttcctcggatccttactcttgcttcggtggtagactcttaggagtttcaacacctggtcaagggttggaGTATCCATAGATCCCactacaaaaataagaaaaaccgAACAAAGAAACTCTCCCTTTATAAGTAACATTGGTTATAAATCATCTTGCAAGTTACAACTCTCATTTCTGTTGATATTTCTTAGAGAATGATTAAATTTTATTTGATTGATACGTAGGTTCTACACAAATTTAAGAAAAATTCAATATTCTGATATGATTCATCAggttttccgttcatccaaaaATAGAATATGAAATAGCCAAAGGGCGTGAAAATCAACTAAAAAGTACAAACCACACTTTTTTCTTGTATATAGAATTTAAAGAACCACCACGCCAAGAACATAAAAAAGCAAAAATCAAAAAACCCAACAAGGAAACTCTCCCTTTATAAATAACATTGGCTACAAATCATCATGCAAGTTGCAACTCTCATTTCTGTTGATATTTCCCATAAAAtgattaaattttatttggttgatACATTAGGTTTACtacaaaattttaagaaaaatttaaaactctaataTGATTTATCACGATTTCCatttctccaaaaatggaatatgAAATAGCTGGAGGGTGTGAAAATCAACTAAAAAGTGTACCAACCAAACTTTTTATTTCTTGCATGTAGAATCTAAAGAATCACTACTCtaagaaattaaaagaaaaaaagaaaaaacccaacAAGGAAACTCTCCCTTTATAAGTAACATTGGCTACAAATCATCTTGCAAGTTGCAATTCTCATTTCAGTGAGAtatgtaacaagcatcaattaatTGTATCTCATGCAACCCCAACAACATCTTTCTATTTAAATATAAATACATCATAGTAATTACACTTTTTGAAAACACTACTAGTTGATATCAATCATCTCAAAAGCAGTATCAGCATGCATGGAAGCAACGGCTTTTGCCCAAGCTAACAGCTTCTCTTTCATCCACCACTGCTCCTCCTCCAATCCTTGTTCGCTCAGTAGATATGGTG contains:
- the LOC131238032 gene encoding phototropin-2-like, with amino-acid sequence MEYATLQVPTYFLRQNFLLVNWQDGPPPFSLKAFLNSKMMMVFELTANQQFQVVPFSRSPWAIYMTSAHVCLITDFCLGGELFALLDKQPMTIFKEEAASHGHKNTVLYVKWNQNGDWVLTASKDQITTALGRDE